A window of the Danio aesculapii chromosome 10, fDanAes4.1, whole genome shotgun sequence genome harbors these coding sequences:
- the ovca2 gene encoding esterase OVCA2 yields MSAVPLRILCIHGYRQNGNSFREKTGALRKLLKKQVELVFISAPHQVPAIQEENCGTNQQPGKTISVGDEDQRGWWFSDVHAQSFNARQECESSLGLEESIKAVKAALKDLGPFSGILGFSQGAALVAMLCAMQEQKLEPDFNFHFAVLVAGFRSACSEHQRFYEGPAMTIPSLHVFGQDDRVIPEEMSRDLLPAFDGAQVLLHPGGHFIPAASSHRQTYQDFLKRFQ; encoded by the exons atgtctgCGGTTCCTCTTCGAATTCTCTGTATTCACGGTTATCGACAAAATGGAAACTCTTTTAGGGAGAAGACTGGAGCTTTACGCAAATTATTGAAGAAGCAAGTGGAGTTGGTGTTTATAAGTGCACCACACCAAGTCCCTGCCATTCAGGAGGAAAACTGTGGAA ccaatcagcaGCCAGGAAAGACGATCAGTGTTGGAGATGAGGATCAGAGGGGCTGGTGGTTTTCTGATGTCCATGCGCAAAGTTTTAACGCCAGGCAGGAATGTGAAAGCAGCCTGGGTCTGGAGGAGAGTATCAAAGCTGTAAAAGCTGCACTGAAGGATCTCGGCCCCTTCAGTGGCATCCTGGGCTTCAGTCAAGGCGCCGCCCTGGTGGCCATGCTGTGTGCAATGCAAGAACAGAAACTAGAGCCAGATTTTAATTTCCACTTCGCCGTTCTGGTTGCCGGTTTCCGCAGCGCTTGTTCAGAACATCAGCGTTTTTACGAAGGGCCAGCGATGACAATCCCATCTCTCCATGTGTTTGGACAGGACGATCGTGTGATTCCAGAGGAGATGAGCCGAGACCTGCTGCCAGCTTTTGATGGAGCTCAAGTCCTTCTTCATCCGGGTGGACACTTTATTCCAGCTGCGTCCTCGCACAGGCAGACGTATCAAGACTTCCTCAAGAGATTTCAGTGA